Proteins co-encoded in one Chitinophagales bacterium genomic window:
- a CDS encoding DUF5011 domain-containing protein: protein MFRFLLTTVLLGLSITIQAQQSTPILQQFSPKRSIIKHTNPSNHQSVSGNEIGMPVNKPSENGLKPFAPLQKAAGVRLGGTTYDLQTNTGMCRRVAVDGDKVYATWTMSQTFDLTASDRGTGFNESSDNGSSWAAEPTERLEKNTRVGWPNIGVTESGRVFVVTHAAIPNQTAGAGGLAFTWRDGNGPWNTKIIEGDVDATWARVGNSGKDIHVITSRSQLTGINGINGELHYFRSFDEGETWSQVMTFPDMENYLPQEGITADSYFMDARGDVVAFAVGRYGAQTFLYKSMDKGDTWNVTIINSTSSPNMSVVNPDTGEFDPAVVSDGHIALLIDNNDKVHVWYDRLFNIESGGGISYLPNSNCLMYWNDEMDTNEGRILGKTVRMDYDGDCQTGVDFVDGTDGNDINIETQSYGNSLVGHPSAGIDAEGNLYLAFSSVRDGAAETLRPKERIYRDIYLIKSTDGGQTWEGPFNATDDPASEDVYPSIQRNVGSHVHLVYQRDAFTGTAVDNASSTTGVLVGQDDFVVNEINYIKIAVEDIQTPNDLNNTCPNYFPFVNGTVPNAIEGCTPPIETLDTHVFDFPDGDLTQDVEVRSTFDVNVPGDMGLWVLYVADSNGNEIEDTILLANDGQTQVFEDTFSPAIIGQPYILLGAEDLEDAFVNFDPNEVILSLFPAFDTVDVVVNTPYLELGVGVFDDGELFGCPPNSGINGFVNTSMVTTEPFEIIYSATDRAGNETVLSRWVNVIGADLTSPTILLTIDDPFNPTDEDGVVVVTEVQIGETWVDPGFIAFDNVDGLITDEVVVTGEVNLEVIGNYTVVYMVTDNAGNSTQITRIVEVRDTTEPTVSIIGPVPVVTPCGGTYNEFGANAFDDIDGSLTNQVVTQVFDSEGKELVEVCTEQAGSYVVRYSVADASGNVGFAERLVIVQGTCTSDSCEYVGIGDHLFDSDITIYPNPAKNQFIVNFQDLINLQTQIGVYNIVGELVYESRQTIGSNPLLQIDLANVAAGIYFVKIQTPEGSLTKKLVIRD from the coding sequence ATGTTTAGATTCTTACTGACGACAGTGTTGCTTGGACTGAGCATCACTATTCAGGCGCAACAAAGTACGCCTATTCTTCAACAATTCAGTCCGAAACGTTCCATCATCAAACATACCAATCCATCTAACCATCAATCTGTTAGCGGAAATGAGATTGGCATGCCCGTCAACAAACCCAGTGAAAATGGGTTGAAACCTTTTGCCCCGCTTCAAAAAGCGGCAGGCGTGCGACTCGGTGGAACGACCTACGATCTTCAAACCAATACAGGTATGTGCCGCCGAGTAGCTGTTGACGGCGACAAAGTGTATGCTACTTGGACGATGAGTCAAACTTTTGACCTCACCGCAAGTGACAGAGGCACAGGCTTTAATGAATCGTCAGACAATGGCAGTTCTTGGGCTGCCGAACCGACCGAACGACTAGAGAAAAACACCAGAGTTGGTTGGCCCAACATTGGCGTGACCGAAAGCGGACGGGTATTTGTCGTTACGCACGCTGCAATTCCCAACCAAACAGCGGGTGCTGGTGGTTTGGCGTTTACTTGGCGAGATGGCAATGGCCCGTGGAACACCAAAATCATTGAAGGAGATGTAGATGCAACTTGGGCAAGGGTCGGAAATTCGGGCAAGGACATTCACGTAATTACCTCACGTTCACAGCTAACGGGTATCAATGGTATTAATGGCGAACTGCACTACTTTCGCTCGTTTGACGAAGGTGAAACGTGGAGTCAAGTGATGACTTTTCCCGATATGGAAAACTATTTGCCACAAGAGGGTATCACTGCTGACAGCTATTTTATGGATGCTCGTGGCGATGTAGTGGCTTTTGCAGTAGGCAGATATGGCGCTCAAACGTTTTTGTATAAGTCTATGGACAAAGGCGATACTTGGAATGTGACCATTATCAACAGCACAAGTTCCCCCAATATGAGCGTGGTAAATCCCGATACAGGAGAATTTGATCCCGCTGTGGTTAGCGACGGACACATTGCTTTGTTGATTGACAACAACGACAAAGTGCATGTGTGGTACGATCGTTTGTTCAACATTGAAAGCGGTGGCGGAATCAGCTATTTGCCGAATAGCAATTGTTTGATGTATTGGAACGATGAAATGGACACCAATGAAGGGAGGATTTTGGGTAAAACTGTGCGAATGGATTACGATGGTGATTGCCAAACTGGGGTTGATTTTGTGGATGGTACGGACGGCAACGACATCAATATCGAAACCCAAAGTTATGGCAATTCTTTGGTCGGGCATCCAAGTGCGGGTATTGACGCTGAGGGCAATTTGTATTTAGCGTTTTCTTCTGTGAGGGATGGTGCAGCCGAAACACTTCGCCCAAAAGAACGCATCTATAGAGATATTTACCTCATCAAATCCACAGATGGCGGCCAAACTTGGGAGGGTCCTTTCAACGCTACAGACGACCCTGCTTCGGAAGATGTATATCCTTCAATTCAGCGAAATGTGGGCAGTCATGTTCATTTGGTTTATCAGCGAGATGCCTTCACAGGAACGGCCGTGGACAATGCGAGTTCTACCACAGGAGTTTTGGTGGGTCAAGATGATTTTGTGGTGAATGAAATCAACTACATCAAGATTGCCGTTGAAGATATTCAAACGCCCAATGATTTGAACAACACTTGCCCCAACTATTTCCCGTTTGTCAATGGCACTGTACCGAATGCCATTGAAGGTTGTACTCCTCCTATCGAAACGTTGGATACCCATGTATTTGACTTCCCTGATGGCGATTTGACACAAGATGTAGAAGTGCGTTCTACCTTCGATGTGAATGTACCTGGTGATATGGGCCTTTGGGTACTGTATGTAGCAGATTCGAATGGCAATGAGATTGAAGATACTATACTGTTGGCAAATGATGGACAGACTCAAGTTTTTGAAGATACCTTTTCACCTGCTATAATTGGTCAGCCCTACATTTTGTTGGGGGCAGAGGATTTGGAGGATGCGTTTGTGAATTTTGACCCAAATGAGGTGATTTTGTCATTGTTCCCAGCCTTTGATACGGTAGATGTAGTAGTCAATACGCCTTATTTGGAATTGGGGGTAGGTGTGTTTGACGATGGGGAATTGTTTGGTTGTCCTCCTAATAGTGGTATAAATGGTTTTGTGAATACCAGCATGGTAACAACTGAACCTTTTGAAATTATCTATTCGGCAACGGATAGAGCAGGCAATGAAACGGTATTGTCCAGATGGGTAAATGTGATTGGTGCGGATTTAACTTCTCCTACCATCTTACTCACCATAGACGACCCCTTCAATCCTACGGATGAGGATGGAGTAGTGGTGGTGACAGAGGTGCAGATTGGTGAAACATGGGTGGACCCTGGGTTTATTGCCTTTGACAATGTGGACGGTTTGATTACCGATGAAGTGGTAGTAACGGGTGAAGTCAATCTGGAAGTCATTGGCAATTATACCGTTGTTTATATGGTAACGGATAATGCTGGAAATTCAACCCAAATTACACGCATTGTCGAGGTGAGAGATACGACTGAGCCTACCGTTTCTATCATTGGACCAGTGCCTGTTGTAACTCCTTGTGGAGGTACTTACAACGAATTTGGCGCAAATGCTTTTGATGATATTGATGGTTCTTTGACCAATCAAGTTGTTACGCAAGTTTTTGATAGTGAAGGTAAAGAGCTAGTGGAGGTTTGTACCGAGCAAGCAGGTAGTTATGTTGTGCGTTATTCAGTAGCTGATGCGAGCGGCAATGTGGGCTTTGCAGAAAGGTTGGTCATCGTGCAAGGAACTTGTACGAGTGATAGCTGTGAATATGTGGGTATTGGTGACCATTTATTTGATTCGGATATCACCATCTACCCCAACCCCGCCAAAAATCAGTTCATTGTCAATTTTCAGGATTTAATCAATCTGCAAACCCAAATTGGAGTTTACAACATTGTCGGTGAATTGGTGTATGAAAGTCGGCAAACAATAGGCTCTAACCCTTTATTGCAGATAGACTTGGCAAATGTAGCCGCAGGTATTTATTTCGTAAAAATTCAAACCCCTGAAGGTTCGCTGACCAAGAAGTTGGTGATTAGGGATTAG
- a CDS encoding carboxypeptidase-like regulatory domain-containing protein has product MNRIHFLLFSILIFLQLLISNCLQAQSLKYLQISGQITSKTTQEPLAFAHIGLQNNNIGSVTNIEGNFVFKIPVSKQNDSLQISYLGYEKYSMSLKEVDFNQFLKIELTPFDISLATIEVRADGALGILKEALKKIPENYPTEVVMTDAFYREQLLENEKFVILSEAVCEVRKSPYGFKYSKKSEEDQVRILKARKGEGLIDPEIAPFVINGGPTNGLESDILRNPDGPFEAKNFKYYDFELTNITTYNGHEVYIIDFDQKEEVKKSLFSGKIFIEVASLAIVTVEAGLSEKGLEYHKIPGLANRLILKVMGIQYTPIQMRYKIDYKKYGNKWYLHYTNNRFVFKLIRSKKGLTSIIDANADFLVTAVFPEKAVVNFSEEETFGSKDVLSQELGEYDAEFWKDYNVILPDEELKENVKKLDKNKSKTID; this is encoded by the coding sequence ATGAATCGAATCCATTTTCTGCTATTTTCAATACTAATTTTCCTTCAACTCCTAATCAGTAACTGCCTTCAAGCCCAAAGTCTAAAATATTTGCAAATCAGTGGTCAAATTACTTCAAAGACAACCCAAGAACCGCTTGCCTTTGCCCACATTGGACTACAAAACAACAATATAGGAAGCGTCACCAATATTGAAGGGAACTTTGTGTTCAAAATACCAGTATCGAAACAAAACGATAGTTTACAAATATCTTATTTGGGCTATGAAAAATACAGTATGTCATTGAAGGAAGTGGATTTCAATCAATTTTTAAAGATTGAACTCACCCCTTTCGATATATCACTGGCAACTATTGAAGTGAGAGCCGATGGAGCATTGGGTATTTTGAAGGAAGCATTGAAGAAAATTCCCGAAAACTATCCAACAGAAGTGGTGATGACAGATGCATTTTATAGAGAACAATTGCTTGAAAATGAAAAATTTGTGATTCTATCTGAAGCCGTTTGTGAGGTTCGCAAATCACCCTACGGCTTCAAGTATTCCAAAAAATCAGAAGAAGACCAAGTTCGCATCCTCAAAGCCCGAAAAGGAGAAGGTTTGATTGATCCCGAAATTGCGCCTTTTGTGATTAACGGTGGGCCTACCAATGGCTTGGAATCGGATATTCTCCGCAACCCCGATGGCCCATTTGAAGCCAAAAATTTTAAATACTACGATTTTGAACTGACCAACATCACGACTTACAACGGACATGAGGTATATATCATTGATTTTGACCAAAAAGAGGAGGTCAAAAAATCGCTGTTCAGTGGAAAAATATTTATTGAAGTCGCATCTCTGGCGATTGTAACAGTAGAGGCTGGATTGAGTGAGAAAGGCTTGGAATACCACAAAATTCCTGGCTTGGCAAATCGTTTGATTCTAAAAGTCATGGGAATTCAATACACACCCATCCAAATGCGCTACAAAATTGACTACAAAAAATACGGTAATAAATGGTATCTACACTATACCAACAACCGATTTGTATTCAAACTGATACGCTCGAAAAAAGGACTTACTTCGATTATTGATGCCAACGCTGATTTTTTGGTGACAGCAGTTTTTCCCGAAAAAGCGGTGGTCAATTTCTCAGAGGAGGAAACTTTTGGCAGCAAAGATGTTTTGTCGCAAGAATTGGGTGAATATGATGCTGAATTTTGGAAGGACTACAATGTGATTCTACCTGATGAGGAATTGAAGGAAAATGTGAAAAAGTTGGATAAAAATAAGAGCAAAACAATTGATTAA
- a CDS encoding GNAT family N-acetyltransferase, whose protein sequence is MHIFIRKATLADLPSAYQLIKELAEYEKAAEEVVLTLEQFTNDFKIAQPIYQLHVAEITQSGEKVIAGIALFYFAYSTWKGKMVYLEDLVVSQAYRRLGIGEQLIESVFQFARDEKANQVRWHVLDWNEPAIRFYEKLEVKMEEEWVTCKLEKDKLYF, encoded by the coding sequence ATGCATATTTTTATTCGCAAAGCAACATTGGCAGATTTACCTTCTGCATATCAATTGATTAAAGAATTGGCGGAATATGAAAAGGCTGCCGAAGAGGTAGTTTTGACGCTTGAACAGTTCACCAACGACTTTAAAATAGCACAACCTATCTATCAACTACACGTTGCAGAAATCACCCAGTCAGGCGAAAAGGTGATTGCAGGAATCGCGCTCTTTTATTTTGCCTATTCTACATGGAAGGGCAAAATGGTGTATTTGGAGGATTTAGTGGTCAGTCAGGCTTATCGCCGTCTTGGAATTGGGGAACAGTTGATTGAATCTGTTTTTCAATTTGCGAGAGATGAAAAGGCTAACCAAGTTCGATGGCATGTCTTGGATTGGAATGAACCTGCTATTCGGTTTTACGAAAAACTGGAGGTAAAAATGGAAGAAGAATGGGTGACTTGTAAATTGGAGAAGGATAAATTGTATTTTTAA
- the fbp gene encoding class 1 fructose-bisphosphatase: MFSETHKIVTLNEFIIDSQKGFDFATGELSGLLHHIGLAAKIVNREVNKAGLVGILGAAGSNNVHGEDVQRLDVFANMHFKSALRNSEFCAGLASEEDEDCVIFEGERARNAKYVVCIDPLDGSSNIDVNVSIGTIFGIYRRISPDGQPCVEADFLQPGNQLVAAGYIIYGSSTMLVYTTGTRVNGFTLDPSIGEFCLSHRNIQTPVQGTIYSVNESYQSNFLDGMNRYLDFCKEKDPFTNRPYNLRYIGSMVADVHRNLIKGGIFAYPPTKDNPEGKLRLLYECNPLAFIVEKAGGMATDGKRRILDILPTELHQRLPIYLGSTAMVRKAMQFVQE; encoded by the coding sequence ATGTTCTCCGAAACCCATAAAATCGTTACTTTAAACGAATTCATTATTGATAGCCAAAAAGGATTTGATTTTGCGACAGGTGAATTGTCTGGTTTATTGCACCACATTGGTTTGGCTGCAAAAATAGTCAATCGAGAGGTAAACAAGGCAGGTTTGGTTGGAATTTTGGGAGCTGCAGGAAGCAACAATGTACATGGAGAAGATGTCCAACGGTTAGACGTTTTTGCGAATATGCACTTCAAAAGTGCCTTGCGAAACAGTGAATTTTGTGCAGGATTGGCTTCAGAAGAAGACGAGGATTGTGTGATTTTTGAAGGTGAACGTGCCAGAAATGCTAAATATGTAGTGTGTATTGACCCATTGGATGGTTCGTCTAATATTGATGTAAATGTTTCTATAGGAACAATTTTTGGTATTTACCGTCGAATTTCACCTGATGGTCAGCCATGCGTTGAAGCAGATTTTTTGCAGCCAGGCAATCAGTTGGTAGCAGCGGGATACATCATTTATGGTTCTTCTACCATGTTGGTTTATACCACAGGTACACGGGTAAATGGGTTTACCTTAGACCCTTCGATTGGTGAGTTTTGTTTGTCACATCGAAATATCCAAACGCCTGTGCAAGGGACTATTTATTCTGTCAATGAAAGTTACCAATCCAACTTTTTAGATGGCATGAATAGATACTTGGATTTCTGCAAAGAAAAAGACCCTTTCACCAACCGCCCTTACAACTTGCGCTACATTGGTTCGATGGTAGCAGATGTGCACCGCAATCTTATCAAAGGAGGAATCTTTGCCTATCCGCCTACCAAAGACAATCCAGAAGGCAAATTGCGCCTGCTGTATGAATGTAACCCATTGGCATTCATCGTAGAAAAAGCGGGTGGTATGGCTACGGATGGCAAACGCCGTATTTTGGATATTCTACCAACTGAATTGCATCAGCGATTACCCATCTACTTGGGTTCTACTGCAATGGTAAGAAAAGCCATGCAGTTTGTGCAAGAATAA
- a CDS encoding SprT-like domain-containing protein: MNNLEKKITEGLQNYLPKAALPTIVNWLVKYKVYLKITQKRTSKLGDYRSPFNGQGHRISINHDLNPYSFLNVMVHELAHLVTYEKYRNQVKPHGTEWKSNYQDLMAVFLGKQIFPPDLENAIKAYMQNPAASSCVDAELYKFFKKYDAPTDALPHGFKKIFVEELTQGTKFVTATGQVFVKGIKLRKRFKCQEVNTGKWYAFSPIAEVYYRPILEEKRDF, encoded by the coding sequence TTGAACAATTTAGAAAAGAAAATAACCGAAGGGCTGCAAAATTATTTGCCCAAGGCAGCCCTACCAACAATCGTCAATTGGCTGGTAAAATACAAGGTCTATCTAAAAATCACCCAAAAAAGGACTTCAAAATTAGGCGATTATCGCTCTCCCTTCAATGGTCAAGGACACCGCATTTCTATCAATCACGACCTGAATCCCTATTCTTTTTTGAATGTGATGGTGCATGAATTGGCACATTTGGTAACCTACGAAAAATACCGAAACCAAGTGAAACCACATGGTACTGAATGGAAATCAAATTACCAAGATTTGATGGCTGTTTTTCTCGGTAAACAGATTTTTCCGCCTGATTTGGAAAATGCGATTAAAGCTTATATGCAAAATCCTGCTGCTTCGAGTTGCGTAGATGCGGAATTATACAAATTTTTCAAAAAGTATGATGCTCCTACTGATGCATTGCCGCATGGCTTCAAAAAGATTTTTGTGGAAGAATTGACACAAGGAACTAAATTTGTGACAGCAACGGGACAAGTGTTTGTGAAAGGAATCAAATTGAGGAAACGATTTAAATGCCAAGAGGTTAACACAGGTAAATGGTACGCTTTCAGTCCTATTGCAGAAGTGTATTACCGCCCTATTTTGGAGGAAAAAAGAGATTTTTGA